A section of the Oryza sativa Japonica Group chromosome 1, ASM3414082v1 genome encodes:
- the LOC107281114 gene encoding uncharacterized mitochondrial protein AtMg00810-like — MPFGLQPPTGLPMHAMQHPPPAPMDFAAPVHAGTPSTPTWDANSIANSLNAMTLQQPSDQWYMDTSATAHMSSGSETVYCRQPTGFVDAKHPDVVCCLNRSLYGLKQAPRAWFERFKAFVLGLGFTAAKSDSSLFIFRSSLGTAYLLLYVDDIILTASSASLLQRIITALSSEFSMKDMGPLHHFLGVQVHRSGYTMLLHQEKYATDLLDRAGMTSCKPCSTPVDTSSKLSSAVGAAVADPTAYRSMAGALQYLTFTRPDIAYAVQQICLHMHDPREGHLNLVKRVLRYIEGTLCHGILLSASSPHELTAYSDADWAGCPDTRRSMSGFCVFLGSNLLSWSAKRQPTVSRSSAEAEYRAVANAVAETTWIRQLLRELHQPLHRATVVFCDSISAVYMSANPVQHQQTKHIKLDLHFVRERVALGQVRVLHVPSSA; from the exons ATGCCGTTCGGCCTCCAACCACCAACAGGTCTGCCCATGCATGCCATGCagcacccgccgccggcgccgatggACTTCGCTGCCCCAGTGCACGCCGGCACTCCGTCTACTCCGACATGGGACGCCAACAGCATCGCCAACTCCCTCAATGCCATGACGCTGCAGCAGCCGTCCGACCAGTGGTACATGGACACCAGCGCCACCGCGCATATGTCATCCGGCTCTG AAACGGTCTACTGTCGCCAACCTACCGGCTTCGTCGACGCCAAGCACCCCGACGTCGTATGTTGCCTGAATCGTTCTCTCTACGGCCTCAAACAGGCTCCCCGGGCCTGGTTCGAGCGCTTCAAAGCGTTTGTTCTTGGACTTGGCTTCACGGCGGCAAAATCGGATTCTTCACTGTTCATCTTTCGGAGCTCTCTCGGTACTGCGTACCTTCTACTGTACGTTGATGACATAATATTGACAGCATCAAGCGCCTCTTTGCTGCAACGCATCATCACAGCCCTCAGCTCGGAATTTTCAATGAAGGACATGGGCCCTCTACACCACTTCCTCGGCGTCCAAGTCCACCGCAGTGGTTATACAATGCTCCTGCATCAGGAGAAATATGCCACCGATCTCCTTGATCGCGCCGGCATGACGTCGTGCAAGCCATGCTCAACTCCGGTCGACACTTCGTCCAAGTTGTCTTCCGCCGTCGGCGCTGCCGTTGCAGACCCGACAGCATATCGCAGCATGGCCGGAGCTCTCCAATATCTGACATTCACAAGGCCAGACATAGCATATGCAGTACAACAAATATGTCTACACATGCATGATCCACGTGAAGGTCACTTGAACCTGGTGAAGCGAGTTCTTCGCTATATCGAAGGTACACTTTGTCACGGCATACTTCTGTCGGCTTCGTCGCCACACGAGCTCACCGCTTACTCGGATGCCGACTGGGCTGGGTGCCCTGACACTCGCCGATCGATGTCGGGCTTCTGCGTCTTCCTCGGCTCCAATTTGCTGTCTTGGTCTGCCAAGCGCCAGCCTACCGTCTCGCGATCAAGTGCCGAAGCTGAGTACCGCGCCGTCGCTAACGCGGTCGCCGAAACAACCTGGATTCGACAACTCCTCCGCGAGCTTCATCAACCGCTTCACCGAGCTACGGTCGTCTTCTGCGACAGCATCTCTGCCGTCTACATGTCAGCTAATCCTGTGCAGCACCAACAAACAAAACACATTAAACTTGATCTGCACTTTGTCCGTGAGCGCGTTGCTCTCGGCCAAGTTCGAGTTCTTCATGTCCCGTCGTCCGCCTAG
- the LOC107275530 gene encoding uncharacterized protein, protein MDYTILSWIYGSISQEILSIVMTPGGTAASMWQSIENLFRDNKTTRAIHLQAEFSNLVQGDLSATEFCHKLKTLSDSLRDVSQPVPDQTLVLTMIKGMNPKHKHLSALLPMMSPFPSFIQARSLLLLDEMNDDAGDPAAKATALVADSRSTPTPAIDNGGGSRGNGNGGKKGKGKGKQGGNKGSNTNSSPSPLPVQPHWNPWTS, encoded by the coding sequence ATGGACTACACTATCCTCTCCTGGATCTACGGCTCCATCTCCCAGGAGATACTCAGCATCGTCATGACCCCCGGCGGCACCGCCGCTTCCATGTGGCAATCCATCGAGAACCTCTTCCGCGACAACAAGACCACACGGGCGATCCATCTACAGGCCGAATTCTCCAACCTGGTGCAAGGCGATCTCTCCGCCACCGAGTTCTGCCACAAGCTGAAGACCTTGTCCGACTCCCTTCGGGATGTCAGCCAACCAGTGCCTGACCAAACTCTCGTTCTCACGATGATCAAGGGCATGAATCCCAAGCACAAGCACCTGTCGGCTCTTCTTCCCATGATGTCGCCGTTCCCCTCCTTCATCCAGGCGCGGTCACTCCTTCTCCTCGACGAGATGAACGACGACGCCGGTGATCCGGCAGCTAAGGCCACCGCGCTCGTCGCTGACTCCCGCTCTACGCCAACACCGGCCATCGACAACGGGGGTGGCTCTCGTGGCAACGGCAATGGCGGCAAGAAAGGCAAGGGCAAAGGCAAGCAGGGCGGCAACAAGGGCTCCAACACCAACTCCAGCCCGTCGCCCCTCCCAGTCCAGCCGCACTGGAACCCGTGGACCAGCTAG
- the LOC4324766 gene encoding probable magnesium transporter NIPA6 produces MSPDATGEAGGGGGGGGDLFAANLKGSLLAVASSAFIGVSFIVKKKGLLRAGAAGSRAGVGGYGYLLEPLWWVGMVTMLVGEIANFIAYMFAPAVLVTPLGALSIIVSAVLAHFTLNEKLQRVGVLGCVLCIVGSTVIILHAPQERTPSSVDEIWHLAIQPDFLCYATAAVAVSLFLMIYCAPRYGQMNIMVYVGICSVIGSLTVMSIKAVGIAIKLTIEGINQAGYFQTWLFAVISITCIAVQLVYLNKALDTFNAAVVSPIYYAMFTTLTILASAIMFKDWSGQSASKIASEICGFLTVLAGTLVLHSTREPDQTLSADLYAPLPPKIYWHIQGNGDIGKQKEDDSLPCDIITVMRQDYFV; encoded by the exons ATGAGCCCCGACGCGAcgggcgaggccggcggcggcggaggcggaggcggggaccTGTTCGCCGCCAACCTCAAGGGCtcgctcctcgccgtcgcctcctccgccttcaTCGGGGTCAGCTTCATCGTCAAGAAGAAGGggctcctccgcgccggcgccgcgggctCCCGAGCAG GTGTTGGAGGATATGGGTACCTCTTGGAGCCGCTCTGGTGGGTCGGGATGGTCACTA TGCTTGTTGGGGAGATTGCCAACTTCATTGCTTACATGTTTGCACCTGCTGTCCTCGTCACGCCGCTAGGAGCACTCAGCATAATTGTGAG TGCTGTTCTGGCACATTTTACACTGAATGAGAAGTTACAGCGGGTGGGCGTGCTGGGATGTGTTCTTTGTATTGTTGGGTCGACGGTGATCATCCTCCATGCTCCCCAAGAGAGGACCCCAAGCTCAGTGGATGAGATTTGGCACTTGGCGATACAACCTG ACTTCCTTTGCTATGCTACCGCTGCAGTAGCAGTATCTCTGTTCCTGATGATATATTGTGCTCCACGGTATGGGCAGATGAACATAATGGTGTATGTTGGAATTTGCTCAGTGATTGGATCATTGACG GTAATGAGCATTAAGGCTGTGGGCATTGCCATTAAGCTTACAATTGAGGGCATAAACCAGGCTGGCTACTTTCAGACGTGGCTGTTTGCAGTGATTTCAATTACATGCATAGCTGTCCAGTTAGTTTACCTGAACAAG GCGCTGGATACTTTCAATGCAGCAGTTGTTTCACCCATCTATTATGCCATGTTCACAACCCTCACTATTTTAGCAAGTGCGATAATGTTCAAG GACTGGTCTGGGCAGAGTGCAAGCAAAATTGCATCCGAGATTTGCGGATTTCTGACAGTTCTTGCTGGTACTCTTGTGCTACACTCTACTAGAGAACCTGATCAAACTCTTTCGGCAG ACCTGTATGCACCTCTTCCTCCAAAGATATACTGGCACATCCAAGGAAACGGGGATATAGGTAAACAAAAAGAGGACGACTCACTTCCCTGTGACATTATAACTGTCATGCGTCAAGACTACTTTGTCTAG